One Candidatus Flexicrinis proximus DNA window includes the following coding sequences:
- a CDS encoding ABC transporter permease translates to MAAVANLKSSPQEAQARSLWQDAVKKFVRDRLTFIAFITLILLTAVCYLVPPLLENVLHIDANRTNTPESFAGPGVNGHILGTDHLGRDQLIRLLYGGRVSLAVAYSSSLMIVLIGVSLGLIAGFYGGFVDDLITWLVNTLSSVPTLLLYVVIAAIWQPPVEWMIVILALLGWVGTSRLVRAEVLSLKERDFVLAARALGASDLRLLVHHIFPNLMSIVIVTGSIIAGNLILVEAGLSYLGVGVQPPTPTWGNMMTDSRTYFVQGVHLVVWPGILILITVMCFYLIGDGLRDALDPHHSRHTNA, encoded by the coding sequence ATGGCTGCTGTTGCCAATCTCAAATCGAGCCCGCAGGAAGCCCAGGCGCGCTCGCTGTGGCAGGATGCTGTCAAGAAGTTTGTCCGTGACCGGCTGACTTTTATTGCGTTTATCACCCTGATACTGCTCACGGCTGTGTGCTACCTTGTGCCGCCGCTCCTCGAAAATGTGCTGCACATCGATGCAAATCGGACCAATACACCCGAAAGCTTCGCTGGCCCAGGGGTAAACGGCCATATCCTCGGCACTGATCATCTGGGGCGCGACCAATTGATCCGGCTGCTCTATGGCGGTCGCGTGTCTTTGGCGGTCGCCTATTCGTCGAGCCTGATGATCGTGCTGATCGGAGTCTCGCTAGGCCTGATTGCCGGGTTTTACGGCGGATTTGTGGATGACCTGATCACCTGGCTGGTCAACACATTGAGCTCGGTGCCGACGCTATTACTTTATGTCGTGATTGCGGCGATCTGGCAGCCGCCGGTTGAATGGATGATTGTGATCCTGGCGCTGCTGGGGTGGGTGGGGACCAGCCGGTTGGTTCGCGCCGAGGTGCTTTCGCTGAAGGAACGGGACTTTGTACTGGCGGCGCGGGCGTTGGGAGCCTCGGATCTTCGGCTACTTGTGCATCACATCTTCCCGAATCTGATGTCTATAGTCATCGTGACGGGATCTATCATTGCCGGCAACCTGATCCTCGTCGAAGCGGGGCTGAGCTATCTTGGTGTTGGGGTACAGCCACCAACCCCGACATGGGGCAACATGATGACCGACTCGCGCACGTACTTCGTACAGGGTGTGCATCTCGTGGTGTGGCCGGGGATCCTGATCCTGATTACGGTCATGTGCTTCTACCTGATCGGCGATGGGCTGCGCGACGCACTCGATCCGCATCATTCGCGTCATACAAATGCCTAG